From a single Arvicanthis niloticus isolate mArvNil1 chromosome 19, mArvNil1.pat.X, whole genome shotgun sequence genomic region:
- the Htr1a gene encoding 5-hydroxytryptamine receptor 1A, translated as MDLFSLSQGNNTTVSQEPFGTGGNDTGISDGTISYQVITSLLLGTLIFCAVLGNACVVAAIALERSLQNVANYLIGSLAVTDLMVSVLVLPMAALYQVLNKWTLGQVTCDLFIALDVLCCTSSILHLCAIALDRYWAITDPIDYVNKRTPRRAAALISLTWLIGFLISIPPMLGWRTPEDRSNPDACTISKDHGYTIYSTFGAFYIPLLLMLVLYGRIFRAARFRIRKTVKKVEKKGAVTSSSTSSAPPPKKSLNGQPGSGDCRRSAESRALGTPCANGAVRQGDEDATLEVIEVHRVGNSKGHLPLPSESGATSYAPACLERKNERSAEAKRKMALARERKTVKTLGIIMGTFILCWLPFFIVALVLPFCESSCHMPRMLHDIINWLGYSNSLLNPVIYAYFNKDFQNAFKKIIKCKFCSR; from the coding sequence atggatcTGTTCAGTCTTAGCCAGGGCAACAACACCACAGTGTCCCAGGAGCCCTTCGGGACAGGCGGCAACGATACTGGCATCTCCGACGGGACCATCAGCTACCAAGTGATCACCTCTCTGTTACTGGGTACGCTCATTTTCTGCGCGGTACTCGGCAATGCCTGCGTGGTTGCTGCCATCGCCCTGGAGCGCTCTCTCCAGAATGTGGCGAACTATCTCATCGGCTCCTTGGCGGTCACCGATCTCATGGTGTCAGTGCTGGTGCTGCCCATGGCTGCTCTGTACCAGGTGCTCAACAAGTGGACCCTGGGTCAGGTCACTTGCGACCTGTTTATCGCCTTGGATGTGCTGTGCTGCACCTCGTCTATCCTCCACCTGTGCGCCATCGCGCTAGACAGGTACTGGGCGATCACCGACCCTATAGACTACGTGAACAAGAGGACGCCCCGGCGCGCCGCTGCGCTGATCTCGCTCACTTGGCTCATTGGCTTTCTCATCTCCATCCCGCCCATGCTGGGCTGGCGCACCCCGGAAGACCGCTCGAACCCCGACGCGTGTACCATCAGCAAGGACCACGGCTACACCATCTATTCCACTTTCGGCGCTTTCTATATCCCGCTGTTGCTCATGCTGGTTCTCTACGGACGCATCTTCAGAGCCGCGCGCTTCCGAATCCGCAAGACTGTCAAGAAGGTGGAAAAGAAGGGAGCAGTCACTAGCTCCAGCACTTCGTCAGCCCCGCCCCCCAAGAAGAGCCTGAACGGACAGCCAGGTAGTGGGGACTGCAGGCGCAGTGCTGAGAGCAGGGCGTTGGGGACACCGTGCGCTAATGGGGCGGTGAGGCAGGGTGACGAAGATGCCACCCTGGAGGTGATCGAGGTGCACCGAGTGGGCAACTCCAAAGGACACCTTCCTCTGCCCAGCGAGTCAGGAGCTACCTCCTATGCCCCCGCCTGCTTGGAGAGAAAAAATGAGCGTAGTGCTGAGGCAAAGCGCAAGATGGCCTTGGCCCGTGAGAGGAAGACAGTGAAGACGCTGGGCATCATCATGGGCACCTTCATCCTATGCTGGCTGCCGTTTTTCATTGTGGCCCTGGTCCTGCCTTTCTGCGAGAGCAGTTGCCACATGCCTCGGATGTTGCATGACATAATTAACTGGCTAGGCTACTCCAACTCCCTGCTCAACCCCGTTATTTATGCTTATTTCAACAAAGACTTTCAAAACGCTTTTAAGAAGATCATTAAGTGCAAGTTCTGCAgccgatga